One genomic window of Proteus sp. ZN5 includes the following:
- a CDS encoding recombinase family protein: protein MQGQRIGYVRVSSFDQNPERQLEGVQVARVFTDKASGKDTQRPELERLLAFVREGDTVVVHSMDRLARNLDDLRRIVQGLTQRGVRMEFVKEGLKFTGEDSPMANLMLSVMGAFAEFERALIRERQREGIVLAKQRGAYRGRKKSLNSEQIAELKRRVAAGDQKTLVARDFGISRETLYQYLRED from the coding sequence TTGCAAGGTCAACGCATCGGCTATGTCCGCGTCAGCAGCTTCGACCAGAACCCGGAACGGCAATTGGAGGGTGTTCAGGTGGCGCGGGTGTTCACCGACAAGGCTTCTGGCAAGGACACCCAGCGTCCCGAGCTGGAAAGGCTGCTGGCCTTCGTCCGCGAGGGCGACACCGTGGTGGTGCATAGCATGGACAGGCTGGCACGCAACCTTGATGACCTGCGCCGCATCGTCCAAGGGCTGACACAACGGGGCGTGCGCATGGAGTTCGTCAAAGAAGGGCTGAAGTTCACCGGCGAGGACTCACCGATGGCCAATCTGATGCTGTCGGTCATGGGAGCCTTCGCTGAGTTCGAGCGCGCCCTGATCCGCGAACGTCAGCGCGAGGGAATCGTGCTGGCCAAGCAGCGCGGTGCCTACCGGGGACGAAAGAAATCGCTGAACAGCGAACAAATTGCCGAGTTGAAACGGCGAGTTGCGGCAGGCGACCAAAAAACCTTGGTGGCCCGTGACTTCGGCATCAGCCGCGAAACCTTGTACCAGTACCTGCGGGAAGACTGA
- a CDS encoding type B-3 chloramphenicol O-acetyltransferase CatB8, producing MKNYFNSPFKGELLSEQVKNPNIRVGRYSYYSGYYHGHSFDECARYLLPDRDDVDKLIIGSFCSIGSGASFIMAGNQGHRHDWASSFPFFYMQEEPAFSRALDAFQRAGDTVIGNDVWIGSEAMIMPGIKIGDGAVIGSRSLVTKDVEPYAIIGGNPAKQIKKRFSDEEISLLMEMEWWNWPLDKIKTAMPLLCSSNIFGLHKYWREFAV from the coding sequence ATGAAAAACTACTTTAACAGCCCTTTCAAAGGGGAACTTCTTTCTGAGCAAGTGAAAAATCCAAATATCAGAGTAGGCCGGTATAGCTATTACTCTGGCTACTATCACGGGCACTCATTTGATGAATGCGCGCGATACTTGCTTCCAGATCGTGATGACGTTGATAAATTGATCATTGGCAGCTTTTGTTCTATAGGAAGCGGGGCTTCCTTCATCATGGCTGGCAATCAGGGGCATCGGCATGACTGGGCATCATCCTTCCCCTTCTTCTATATGCAAGAGGAGCCTGCTTTCTCAAGAGCACTCGACGCCTTCCAAAGAGCAGGTGATACCGTCATTGGCAATGATGTCTGGATAGGCTCGGAGGCAATGATTATGCCTGGCATCAAAATTGGAGACGGTGCCGTGATAGGTAGTCGCTCGTTGGTGACAAAAGATGTAGAGCCTTATGCCATCATCGGGGGAAATCCCGCAAAGCAAATTAAGAAGCGCTTCTCCGATGAGGAAATCTCATTGCTCATGGAGATGGAGTGGTGGAACTGGCCACTAGATAAAATTAAGACAGCAATGCCTCTGCTGTGCTCGTCAAATATTTTTGGTCTGCATAAGTATTGGCGCGAGTTTGCCGTCTAA
- the dfrA3b gene encoding trimethoprim-resistant dihydrofolate reductase DfrA3b produces MTKQAIFAVAENLAFGLGGGLPWDTLKDDLQFFKRLTEGTDLVMGASTYRTLPLLPTNNRQFIVVSNTEEPSLNVHVVSPEHFKAFLSKTSRNLTIIGGSSLLTVDILSKMDKIIMTTVYGSFDADVYLPTEVVSYVTGKASNATLFNNSDAKMAVYYG; encoded by the coding sequence ATGACTAAACAAGCAATATTTGCCGTAGCCGAGAACCTAGCCTTCGGGCTAGGTGGGGGTCTCCCTTGGGATACGCTGAAAGACGACTTACAATTCTTTAAGAGGCTAACTGAAGGGACTGACTTAGTAATGGGAGCCTCCACGTACAGAACGCTGCCATTGTTACCAACCAATAACAGACAGTTTATTGTGGTAAGCAATACTGAGGAGCCTAGCCTTAATGTTCATGTGGTATCTCCAGAACACTTCAAGGCTTTCCTTAGCAAAACTTCCAGAAACCTTACTATTATCGGGGGCAGCTCGTTACTAACGGTAGATATATTATCAAAAATGGATAAGATAATTATGACTACGGTGTATGGAAGTTTTGATGCAGATGTATACTTACCTACTGAAGTAGTAAGTTATGTTACTGGCAAAGCTTCAAACGCCACATTATTTAATAACTCGGACGCAAAGATGGCAGTTTATTATGGATAA
- the sul1 gene encoding sulfonamide-resistant dihydropteroate synthase Sul1, which produces MVTVFGILNLTEDSFFDESRRLDPAGAVTAAIEMLRVGSDVVDVGPAASHPDARPVSPADEIRRIAPLLDALSDQMHRVSIDSFQPETQRYALKRGVGYLNDIQGFPDPALYPDIAEADCRLVVMHSAQRDGIATRTGHLRPEDALDEIVRFFEARVSALRRSGVAADRLILDPGMGFFLSPAPETSLHVLSNLQKLKSALGLPLLVSVSRKSFLGATVGLPVKDLGPASLAAELHAIGNGADYVRTHAPGDLRSAITFSETLAKFRSRDARDRGLDHA; this is translated from the coding sequence ATGGTGACGGTGTTCGGCATTCTGAATCTCACCGAGGACTCCTTCTTCGATGAGAGCCGGCGGCTAGACCCCGCCGGCGCTGTCACCGCGGCGATCGAAATGCTGCGAGTCGGATCAGACGTCGTGGATGTCGGACCGGCCGCCAGCCATCCGGACGCGAGGCCTGTATCGCCGGCCGATGAGATCAGACGTATTGCGCCGCTCTTAGACGCCCTGTCCGATCAGATGCACCGTGTTTCAATCGACAGCTTCCAACCGGAAACCCAGCGCTATGCGCTCAAGCGCGGCGTGGGCTACCTGAACGATATCCAAGGATTTCCTGACCCTGCGCTCTATCCCGATATTGCTGAGGCGGACTGCAGGCTGGTGGTTATGCACTCAGCGCAGCGGGATGGCATCGCCACCCGCACCGGTCACCTTCGACCCGAAGACGCGCTCGACGAGATTGTGCGGTTCTTCGAGGCGCGGGTTTCCGCCTTGCGACGGAGCGGGGTCGCTGCCGACCGGCTCATCCTCGATCCGGGGATGGGATTTTTCTTGAGCCCCGCACCGGAAACATCGCTGCACGTGCTGTCGAACCTTCAAAAGCTGAAGTCGGCGTTGGGGCTTCCGCTATTGGTCTCGGTGTCGCGGAAATCCTTCTTGGGCGCCACCGTTGGCCTTCCTGTAAAGGATCTGGGTCCAGCGAGCCTTGCGGCGGAACTTCACGCGATCGGCAATGGCGCTGACTACGTCCGCACCCACGCGCCTGGAGATCTGCGAAGCGCAATCACCTTCTCGGAAACCCTCGCGAAATTTCGCAGTCGCGACGCCAGAGACCGAGGGTTAGATCATGCCTAG
- a CDS encoding GNAT family N-acetyltransferase, whose protein sequence is MDSEEPPNVRVACSGDIDEVVRLMHDAAAWMSAKGTPAWDVARIDRTFAETFVLRSELLVASCSDGIVGCCTLSAEDPEFWPDALKGEAAYLHKLAVRRTHAGRGVSSALIEACRHAARTQGCAKLRLDCHPNLRGLYERLGFTHVDTFNPGWDPTFIAERLELEI, encoded by the coding sequence ATGGACAGCGAGGAGCCTCCGAACGTTCGGGTCGCCTGCTCGGGTGATATCGACGAGGTTGTGCGGCTGATGCACGACGCTGCGGCGTGGATGTCCGCCAAGGGAACGCCCGCCTGGGACGTCGCGCGGATCGACCGGACATTCGCGGAGACCTTCGTCCTGAGATCCGAGCTCCTAGTCGCGAGTTGCAGCGACGGCATCGTCGGCTGTTGCACCTTGTCGGCCGAGGATCCCGAGTTCTGGCCCGACGCCCTCAAGGGGGAGGCCGCATATCTGCACAAGCTCGCGGTGCGACGGACACATGCGGGCCGGGGTGTCAGCTCCGCGCTGATCGAGGCTTGCCGCCATGCCGCGCGAACGCAGGGGTGCGCCAAGCTGCGGCTCGACTGCCACCCGAACCTGCGTGGCCTATACGAGCGGCTCGGATTCACCCACGTCGACACTTTCAATCCCGGCTGGGATCCAACCTTCATCGCAGAACGCCTAGAACTCGAAATCTAA
- a CDS encoding quaternary ammonium compound efflux SMR transporter QacE delta 1 has translation MKGWLFLVIAIVGEVIATSALKSSEGFTKLAPSAVVIIGYGIAFYFLSLVLKSIPVGVAYAVWSGLGVVIITAIAWLLHGQKLDAWGFVGMGLIIAAFLLARSPSWKSLRRPTPW, from the coding sequence ATGAAAGGCTGGCTTTTTCTTGTTATCGCAATAGTTGGCGAAGTAATCGCAACATCCGCATTAAAATCTAGCGAGGGCTTTACTAAGCTTGCCCCTTCCGCCGTTGTCATAATCGGTTATGGCATCGCATTTTATTTTCTTTCTCTGGTTCTGAAATCCATCCCTGTCGGTGTTGCTTATGCAGTCTGGTCGGGACTCGGCGTCGTCATAATTACAGCCATTGCCTGGTTGCTTCATGGGCAAAAGCTTGATGCGTGGGGCTTTGTAGGTATGGGGCTCATAATTGCTGCCTTTTTGCTCGCCCGATCCCCATCGTGGAAGTCGCTGCGGAGGCCGACGCCATGGTGA
- a CDS encoding IS4-like element ISVsa5 family transposase produces MCELDILHDSLYQFCPELHLKRLNSLTLACHALLDCKTLTLTELGRNLPTKARTKHNIKRIDRLLGNRHLHKERLAVYRWHASFICSGNTMPIVLVDWSDIREQKRLMVLRASVALHGRSVTLYEKAFPLSEQCSKKAHDQFLADLASILPSNTTPLIVSDAGFKVPWYKSVEKLGWYWLSRVRGKVQYADLGAENWKPISNLHDMSSSHSKTLGYKRLTKSNPISCQILLYKSRSKGRKNQRSTRTHCHHPSPKIYSASAKEPWVLATNLPVEIRTPKQLVNIYSKRMQIEETFRDLKSPAYGLGLRHSRTSSSERFDIMLLIALMLQLTCWLAGVHAQKQGWDKHFQANTVRNRNVLSTVRLGMEVLRHSGYTITREDLLVAATLLAQNLFTHGYALGKL; encoded by the coding sequence ATGTGCGAACTCGATATTTTACACGACTCTCTTTACCAATTCTGCCCCGAATTACACTTAAAACGACTCAACAGCTTAACGTTGGCTTGCCACGCATTACTTGACTGTAAAACTCTCACTCTTACCGAACTTGGCCGTAACCTGCCAACCAAAGCGAGAACAAAACATAACATCAAACGAATCGACCGATTGTTAGGTAATCGTCACCTCCACAAAGAGCGACTCGCTGTATACCGTTGGCATGCTAGCTTTATCTGTTCGGGCAATACGATGCCCATTGTACTTGTTGACTGGTCTGATATTCGTGAGCAAAAACGACTTATGGTATTGCGAGCTTCAGTCGCACTACACGGTCGTTCTGTTACTCTTTATGAGAAAGCGTTCCCGCTTTCAGAGCAATGTTCAAAGAAAGCTCATGACCAATTTCTAGCCGACCTTGCGAGCATTCTACCGAGTAACACCACACCGCTCATTGTCAGTGATGCTGGCTTTAAAGTGCCATGGTATAAATCCGTTGAGAAGCTGGGTTGGTACTGGTTAAGTCGAGTAAGAGGAAAAGTACAATATGCAGACCTAGGAGCGGAAAACTGGAAACCTATCAGCAACTTACATGATATGTCATCTAGTCACTCAAAGACTTTAGGCTATAAGAGGCTGACTAAAAGCAATCCAATCTCATGCCAAATTCTATTGTATAAATCTCGCTCTAAAGGCCGAAAAAATCAGCGCTCGACACGGACTCATTGTCACCACCCGTCACCTAAAATCTACTCAGCGTCGGCAAAGGAGCCATGGGTTCTAGCAACTAACTTACCTGTTGAAATTCGAACACCCAAACAACTTGTTAATATCTATTCGAAGCGAATGCAGATTGAAGAAACCTTCCGAGACTTGAAAAGTCCTGCCTACGGACTAGGCCTACGCCATAGCCGAACGAGCAGCTCAGAGCGTTTTGATATCATGCTGCTAATCGCCCTGATGCTTCAACTAACATGTTGGCTTGCGGGCGTTCATGCTCAGAAACAAGGTTGGGACAAGCACTTCCAGGCTAACACAGTCAGAAATCGAAACGTACTCTCAACAGTTCGCTTAGGCATGGAAGTTTTGCGGCATTCTGGCTACACAATAACAAGGGAAGACTTACTCGTGGCTGCAACCCTACTAGCTCAAAATTTATTCACACATGGTTACGCTTTGGGGAAATTATGA
- the lnu(F) gene encoding lincosamide nucleotidyltransferase Lnu(F) encodes MLQLKMIELFKEGCHEDARIIATLMFGSFAIGEGDEFSDIEFAVFIQDDHFENFDQRSWLNAVSPVAAYFPDDFGHHTALFENGIRGEFHFMRKSDIPVISTWQGYGWFPSLEAAVLLDRSGELSRYASALVGDPPIREGAPLVEGLVLNLISLMLFGANLLNRGEYARAWALLSKAHENLLKLIRLDERATDHWPTPSRALEKDISADSYNRYLACTSSAEPRALCVAYRETWKWSLELYKSVAEPLNIPLPRTVITQAKRLLNESATPHNK; translated from the coding sequence ATGCTTCAACTGAAAATGATAGAACTCTTCAAGGAAGGTTGTCATGAGGATGCACGAATAATCGCGACATTGATGTTCGGCTCATTTGCTATCGGAGAGGGTGACGAGTTCTCTGATATCGAATTCGCAGTGTTCATCCAGGATGACCATTTTGAAAATTTCGATCAGCGCTCGTGGCTTAATGCCGTAAGTCCGGTTGCTGCTTACTTTCCGGACGACTTCGGCCACCACACCGCACTTTTTGAAAACGGCATTCGCGGTGAATTCCATTTCATGCGAAAATCGGACATACCGGTCATTTCCACTTGGCAAGGCTATGGGTGGTTTCCCTCGCTTGAGGCGGCTGTTTTGTTGGACCGATCAGGAGAGTTGTCAAGGTATGCAAGCGCTCTCGTGGGCGATCCCCCGATACGTGAAGGCGCGCCGCTGGTGGAAGGGCTTGTGTTGAACCTCATCAGCCTGATGCTCTTTGGGGCCAATCTTTTAAATCGGGGAGAGTACGCTCGCGCCTGGGCCTTGCTCAGCAAAGCCCATGAAAACTTACTCAAGTTGATCCGCCTTGACGAAAGGGCAACAGACCACTGGCCGACACCGTCACGCGCGTTGGAAAAGGATATCTCGGCGGACTCGTATAATCGCTACCTGGCATGCACATCCAGTGCAGAGCCGAGAGCACTATGTGTAGCCTATCGTGAAACCTGGAAGTGGAGTCTCGAATTGTACAAGAGTGTTGCAGAACCTCTGAACATCCCGCTTCCGAGAACTGTAATTACGCAGGCAAAAAGGTTGCTCAATGAGTCTGCGACGCCGCACAACAAGTAA
- the intI1 gene encoding class 1 integron integrase IntI1, which translates to MKTATAPLPPLRSVKVLDQLRERIRYLHYSLRTEQAYVNWVRAFIRFHGVRHPATLGSSEVEAFLSWLANERKVSVSTHRQALAALLFFYGKVLCTDLPWLQEIGRPRPSRRLPVVLTPDEVVRILGFLEGEHRLFAQLLYGTGMRISEGLQLRVKDLDFDHGTIIVREGKGSKDRALMLPESLAPSLREQLSRARAWWLKDQAEGRSGVALPDALERKYPRAGHSWPWFWVFAQHTHSTDPRSGVVRRHHMYDQTFQRAFKRAVEQAGITKPATPHTLRHSFATALLRSGYDIRTVQDLLGHSDVSTTMIYTHVLKVGGAGVRSPLDALPPLTSER; encoded by the coding sequence ATGAAAACCGCCACTGCGCCGTTACCACCGCTGCGTTCGGTCAAGGTTCTGGACCAGTTGCGTGAGCGCATACGCTACTTGCATTACAGTTTACGAACCGAACAGGCTTATGTCAACTGGGTTCGTGCCTTCATCCGTTTCCACGGTGTGCGTCACCCGGCAACCTTGGGCAGCAGCGAAGTCGAGGCATTTCTGTCCTGGCTGGCGAACGAGCGCAAGGTTTCGGTCTCCACGCATCGTCAGGCATTGGCGGCCTTGCTGTTCTTCTACGGCAAGGTGCTGTGCACGGATCTGCCCTGGCTTCAGGAGATCGGAAGACCTCGGCCGTCGCGGCGCTTGCCGGTGGTGCTGACCCCGGATGAAGTGGTTCGCATCCTCGGTTTTCTGGAAGGCGAGCATCGTTTGTTCGCCCAGCTTCTGTATGGAACGGGCATGCGGATCAGTGAGGGTTTGCAACTGCGGGTCAAGGATCTGGATTTCGATCACGGCACGATCATCGTGCGGGAGGGCAAGGGCTCCAAGGATCGGGCCTTGATGTTACCCGAGAGCTTGGCACCCAGCCTGCGCGAGCAGCTGTCGCGTGCACGGGCATGGTGGCTGAAGGACCAGGCCGAGGGCCGCAGCGGCGTTGCGCTTCCCGACGCCCTTGAGCGGAAGTATCCGCGCGCCGGGCATTCCTGGCCGTGGTTCTGGGTTTTTGCGCAGCACACGCATTCGACCGATCCACGGAGCGGTGTCGTGCGTCGCCATCACATGTATGACCAGACCTTTCAGCGCGCCTTCAAACGTGCCGTAGAACAAGCAGGCATCACGAAGCCCGCCACACCGCACACCCTCCGCCACTCGTTCGCGACGGCCTTGCTCCGCAGCGGTTACGACATTCGAACCGTGCAGGATCTGCTCGGCCATTCCGACGTCTCTACGACGATGATTTACACGCATGTGCTGAAAGTTGGCGGTGCCGGAGTGCGCTCACCGCTTGATGCGCTGCCGCCCCTCACTAGTGAGAGGTAG
- a CDS encoding AadA family aminoglycoside 3''-O-nucleotidyltransferase — protein MRVAVTIEISNQLSEVLSVIERHLEPTLLAVHLYGSAVNGGLKPYSDIDLLVTVTVRLNETTRRALLNDLLEVSTFPGESEALRAIEVTIVVHDDIIPWRYPAKRELQFGEWQRNDILAGIFEPATIDIDLAILLTKAREHSVALVGPAAEELFDPVPEQDLFEALNETLKLWNSQPDWAGDERNVVLTLSRIWYSAVTGKIAPKDVAADWAMERLPAQYQPVLLEARQAYLGQEEDRLALHADQLEEFVHYVKGESTKVVGK, from the coding sequence ATGAGGGTAGCGGTGACCATCGAAATTTCGAACCAACTATCAGAGGTGCTAAGCGTCATTGAGCGCCATCTGGAGCCGACGTTGCTGGCCGTGCATTTGTACGGCTCCGCAGTGAATGGCGGCCTGAAGCCATACAGCGATATTGATTTGCTGGTTACTGTGACTGTAAGGCTTAATGAAACAACGCGGCGAGCTTTGCTCAACGACCTTCTGGAGGTTTCGACTTTCCCCGGCGAGAGTGAGGCTCTCCGCGCTATAGAAGTCACCATTGTCGTGCACGACGACATCATTCCGTGGCGTTATCCAGCTAAGCGAGAACTGCAATTTGGAGAATGGCAGCGCAATGACATTCTTGCGGGTATCTTCGAGCCAGCCACGATCGACATTGATCTGGCTATCTTGCTGACAAAAGCAAGAGAACATAGCGTTGCCTTGGTAGGTCCAGCGGCGGAGGAACTCTTTGATCCGGTCCCTGAACAGGATCTATTCGAGGCACTAAATGAAACCTTGAAGCTATGGAACTCGCAGCCCGACTGGGCTGGCGATGAGCGAAATGTAGTGCTTACGTTGTCTCGTATTTGGTACAGCGCAGTAACCGGCAAAATCGCGCCGAAGGATGTCGCTGCCGACTGGGCAATGGAGCGCCTACCGGCCCAGTATCAGCCCGTCTTGCTTGAAGCTAGACAGGCTTATCTTGGACAAGAAGAAGATCGCTTGGCCTTGCACGCTGATCAGTTGGAAGAATTTGTTCACTACGTGAAAGGCGAGAGCACCAAGGTAGTCGGCAAATGA
- a CDS encoding cupin domain-containing protein gives MDFRTREHVIVLEGALQLRLGDEWHTVSAGESLRFHADIPHAYANPGKAIVTLHNLIHYPRPADK, from the coding sequence ATGGATTTCAGAACCAGAGAACATGTCATTGTACTGGAAGGCGCATTACAACTGCGGCTGGGGGATGAGTGGCACACCGTTTCTGCCGGGGAATCCCTGCGCTTCCATGCGGATATCCCGCACGCTTACGCCAATCCCGGTAAGGCCATTGTGACACTGCATAATCTGATCCATTATCCGCGCCCGGCGGACAAATAA
- a CDS encoding IS91-like element ISCR1 family transposase → MSLARNATASQSPTQTNGYERHQPDQTLLYQLVEQHYPAFKASLEAQGQHLPRYIQQEFNDLLQCGRLEYGFMRVRCEDCHHERLVAFSCKRRGFCPSCGARRMAESAALLIDEVFPKEPIRQWVLSFPFQLRFLLARHPQLMGQVLSIVYRTLSTHLIKKAGYTKASAQTGSVTLIQRFGSALNLNVHYHMLFLDGVYAEDDYGKQRFHRVKAPTYDELNTLAHTLSHRIARCMEKRGILERDAENTWLTLEEGEDDTLTQLHGASVTYRIAVGPQQGRKVFTLQTLPGREDKADSSSRVANHAGFSLHAGVMAEAHQRDKLERLCRYISRPAVSEKRLALTANGQVRYELKTPYRNGTTHVIFEPLDFIAKLAALVPKPRVNLTRFHGVFAPNSKHRVQVTPAKRGKKPDKSEGLDTNWRDKSPAERHRAMTWMQRLKRVFNIDIEVCEHCGGHVKVIASIEDPKVIEQILKHLKQKTAKANAAKQRELPPERAPPLTPSLFDPSQSRLFD, encoded by the coding sequence ATGTCGCTGGCAAGGAACGCCACGGCGAGTCAATCGCCCACTCAAACAAACGGTTACGAACGCCACCAACCCGACCAGACGCTGCTCTACCAGCTGGTTGAGCAGCACTACCCAGCCTTCAAAGCCTCACTCGAAGCCCAAGGTCAACACCTGCCTCGCTACATCCAACAAGAATTCAACGACCTCCTCCAATGTGGCCGTCTGGAGTATGGTTTCATGCGGGTTCGCTGCGAGGATTGTCATCACGAGCGTCTGGTCGCCTTCAGCTGTAAACGACGCGGCTTTTGCCCTAGCTGCGGTGCCCGCCGGATGGCCGAGAGTGCGGCGCTGCTGATAGACGAAGTCTTCCCCAAGGAGCCCATTCGCCAGTGGGTGCTCAGCTTTCCTTTCCAGCTACGCTTTTTGCTGGCTCGCCATCCCCAGCTGATGGGCCAGGTCTTGAGTATCGTCTATCGTACACTCTCAACTCATCTGATCAAAAAAGCCGGTTACACCAAAGCCTCTGCACAAACTGGCTCAGTGACTCTTATCCAACGCTTTGGCTCCGCGCTAAATCTCAATGTCCACTACCACATGCTGTTTCTCGATGGTGTCTATGCCGAAGATGACTATGGCAAGCAACGCTTCCATCGTGTCAAGGCACCCACTTACGATGAGCTGAATACGCTCGCTCACACCCTCAGCCATCGCATCGCTCGCTGCATGGAAAAGCGTGGGATTTTGGAGCGTGATGCCGAGAATACGTGGTTGACACTGGAAGAGGGCGAAGACGATACGCTGACTCAATTACATGGTGCTTCGGTTACGTATCGCATTGCCGTCGGCCCCCAGCAAGGGCGCAAAGTCTTCACCCTGCAAACCTTGCCAGGGCGTGAGGATAAAGCCGACTCAAGCAGTCGAGTAGCCAACCATGCTGGTTTCTCGCTACACGCCGGTGTGATGGCCGAAGCGCATCAGCGGGATAAGCTTGAGCGCTTGTGTCGCTACATTAGTCGGCCAGCGGTTTCAGAAAAACGTCTGGCATTAACCGCCAATGGGCAGGTGCGTTACGAGCTCAAAACTCCGTACCGCAATGGCACCACCCATGTGATCTTCGAGCCGCTGGACTTCATCGCCAAACTCGCTGCGTTGGTACCTAAGCCGCGAGTCAACCTCACACGCTTCCACGGCGTCTTTGCACCGAACAGCAAACACCGAGTTCAAGTAACACCCGCCAAGCGGGGCAAGAAGCCCGACAAATCGGAAGGTCTCGATACTAACTGGCGTGACAAGAGTCCTGCAGAGCGCCACCGCGCCATGACCTGGATGCAACGCCTCAAGCGAGTCTTCAATATTGATATTGAAGTCTGCGAACACTGCGGCGGTCACGTCAAAGTGATTGCCAGCATCGAAGATCCGAAGGTCATTGAGCAGATTCTCAAGCATCTGAAACAGAAAACAGCCAAGGCGAATGCCGCCAAGCAGCGTGAGCTGCCACCAGAACGAGCGCCGCCACTGACTCCCAGCCTGTTCGATCCATCACAGAGTCGTCTCTTTGACTGA
- the aac(6')-Ib gene encoding AAC(6')-Ib family aminoglycoside 6'-N-acetyltransferase has translation MTNSTDSVTLRLMTEHDLAMLYEWLNRSHIVEWWGGEEARPTLADVQEQYLPSVLAQESVTPYIAMLNGEPIGYAQSYVALGSGDGWWEEETDPGVRGIDQSLANASQLGKGLGTKLVRALVELLFNDPEVTKIQTDPSPSNLRAIRCYEKAGFERQGTVTTPDGPAVYMVQTRQAFERTRSDA, from the coding sequence GTGACCAACAGCACCGATTCCGTCACACTGCGCCTCATGACTGAGCATGACCTTGCGATGCTCTATGAGTGGCTAAATCGATCTCATATCGTCGAGTGGTGGGGCGGAGAAGAAGCACGCCCGACACTTGCTGACGTACAGGAACAGTACTTGCCAAGCGTTTTAGCGCAAGAGTCCGTCACTCCATACATTGCAATGCTGAATGGAGAGCCGATTGGGTATGCCCAGTCGTACGTTGCTCTTGGAAGCGGGGACGGATGGTGGGAAGAAGAAACCGATCCAGGAGTACGCGGAATAGACCAGTCACTGGCGAATGCATCACAACTGGGCAAAGGCTTGGGAACCAAGCTGGTTCGAGCTCTGGTTGAGTTGCTGTTCAATGATCCCGAGGTCACCAAGATCCAAACGGACCCGTCGCCGAGCAACTTGCGAGCGATCCGATGCTACGAGAAAGCGGGGTTTGAGAGGCAAGGTACCGTAACCACCCCAGATGGTCCAGCCGTGTACATGGTTCAAACACGCCAGGCATTCGAGCGAACACGCAGTGATGCCTAA